A stretch of Elgaria multicarinata webbii isolate HBS135686 ecotype San Diego chromosome 5, rElgMul1.1.pri, whole genome shotgun sequence DNA encodes these proteins:
- the FAM216B gene encoding LOW QUALITY PROTEIN: protein FAM216B (The sequence of the model RefSeq protein was modified relative to this genomic sequence to represent the inferred CDS: deleted 1 base in 1 codon), producing the protein MAAPPPQFELLAVRTTWQECKCMRIALEAPMRPRTEPALDGTSGAKSKIVIRNHLSCIAVFRKRSHDSFSGQSKTDLLFFCHHRLLYLLRLGNRIRMGEDRVGNPSVCHYSKLPCIRVPLSAQGSPLMKDLKRGQNRYFYSIMRIYDSKAPREMLYRRYVINLQRQNVLGLITKQQVEYYASYLKDSQSYRGSRLRTAPPLKADYGKAQLGLCN; encoded by the exons ATGGCGGCCCCTCCTCCCCAATTTGAGCTCCTTGCCGTGAGGACGACCTGGCAGGAGTGCAAATGCATGAGGATAGCCCTCGAGGCACCAATGCGACCTCGTACAGAACCGGCCCTTGACGGCACTTCTGGTGCAAAGTCAAAAATCGTGATTCGGAATCATCTCAGTTGCATAGCTGTTTTCAGAAAACGAAGCCATGATTCTTTCTCAGGGCAGAGCAAAACTGACTTGCTTTTCTTTTGCCATCACAGGTTGCTGTACCTCCTGAGGCTTGGAAACAGAATAAGAATGGGAGAAGACCGGGTGGGAAATCCCAGCGTCTGCCATTATTCTAAGCTCCCATGCATACGGGTGCCTTTATCGGCTCAGGGCTCCCCCTTAATGAAG GATTTGAAAAGAGGCCAAAACCGCTACTTTTACAGCATTATGAGAATATATGACAGCAAAGCGCCGAGGGAAATGTTGTACCGACGGTATGTGATCAATCTCCAGCGCCAGAACGTGCTGG ggCTCATCACAAAGCAGCAAGTTGAGTATTATGCCTCCTACCTGAAAGATTCACAATCCTACAGAGGGTCAAGGCTGAGAACAGCA CCCCCCTTGAAGGCAGACTACGGGAAGGCACAGCTGGGGCTCTGTAATTAA